The following proteins come from a genomic window of Crassostrea angulata isolate pt1a10 chromosome 1, ASM2561291v2, whole genome shotgun sequence:
- the LOC128186738 gene encoding homeotic protein Sex combs reduced-like codes for MEDQSKTEYGFLNLKPGNIFSNIYSSHLPNFRSDFSAFQNWRDCFKRNSEEFHRALEDLKTGELWDARTPHGKSQSNDILSGNLPKCDKRSMQGLHSPSSVGQCLPAFAPVFAGLMNRRRRRENRPRRQRTTFSSDQTVKLEIEYSRTEYITRSRRYELAELLCLTENQIKIWFQNRRAKEKRIEKAHMDHHLRTLSITGHAGSFPIPKCPNGDLGEASSWPESPPIPKPKHT; via the exons ATGGAAGACCAAAGCAAGACAGAGTACGGATTTCTAAATCTTAAACCtggcaatattttttcaaacatctaCTCTTCACACCTTCCGAATTTCAGAAGCGATTTTTCCGCCTTCCAAAATTGGAgagattgttttaaaagaaacagtGAGGAATTTCACAGGGCATTAGAGGATTTAAAAACAGGGGAATTGTGGGACGCGAGGACTCCTCATGGCAAATCTCAGAGCAATGATATTTTATCAGGAAATTTACCGAAGTGTGACAAAAGATCAATGCAAGGACTTCACTCTCCTTCTTCAGTTGGACAATGTCTACCTGCGTTTGCACCTGTATTTGCTGGATTAA TGAACAGGCGGCGGAGGCGAGAAAATAGGCCTCGGCGACAGAGAACTACTTTCTCCAGCGACCAGACAGTGAAGCTAGAGATTGAGTACAGCCGCACTGAGTATATCACCCGCTCCAGGCGCTACGAACTGGCGGAGCTGCTCTGTCTGACGGAAAACCAAATCAAAATCTGGTTCCAGAACAGGCGAGCTAAAGAAAAGCGGATAGAAAAGGCTCACATGGATCACCATCTAAG AACTTTAAGCATCACTGGACACGCTGGGAGTTTCCCCATACCCAAGTGTCCGAACGGAGATCTCGGTGAAGCTAGTTCTTGGCCGGAGAGTCCACCTATCCCAAAACCAAAACACACGTAG
- the LOC128186601 gene encoding uncharacterized protein LOC128186601 isoform X3: MPNLSDSSSENENVDKDIVQLFASDSEVDTNIQNENAERPNTRSVASTSTTGKGKGISSNKRGKAPAKKVNNKRKNEEKTTKNKKQQDFNPSQLFSLLNEFLKRTEHVDNNNNPCTSGTTGENPEGVIECFPDSDFDHVQNNETDMFSIDNDPEVVFDDDNSEISMPKIFEDETKFSESISENMAKFIKMGCTQKADVSKYLDEVKIPENCKNLVPPLINSEIWNNLFPNVQQRDKTLQDAQRILGLSIVPMISLAEMFKTNKFEMKKAKKCVSDAITLACNAMYELNVRRRFILRPFVHKRFQQLCAATTPIEEKTLFPSDITKRMKEISDASKINKQLTPGFPRNIQSKNFRGKMNFRGRTSQYNPYSRGGGRSSRSRGSGYNRGQGRAGYNRYQQNY; encoded by the coding sequence ATGCCAAATTTATCTGACTCCAgctctgaaaatgaaaatgtcgATAAGGACATTGTTCAGTTATTTGCGTCGGATTCGGAGGTTGATACGAacatacaaaatgaaaatgcCGAACGACCAAACACAAGAAGCGTGGCTTCTACTTCAACAACCGGGAAGGGTAAAGGAATAAGTTCCAACAAAAGGGGAAAGGCCCCAGCAAAAAAggtaaacaataaaagaaaaaacgaagaaaaaacaacaaaaaataaaaaacaacaagacTTTAATCCTTCCCAATTATTTTCGTTATTGAATGAATTTCTTAAGAGAACAGAACACGTCGATAATAACAACAATCCATGCACTTCCGGGACTACCGGCGAGAACCCAGAAGGGGTGATAGAATGTTTTCCGGATTCGGATTTTGATCATGTTCAAAATAACGAAACAGATATGTTCTCTATTGATAATGACCCAGAGGTGGTCTTTGATGAtgataattctgaaatttcaatgCCAAAGATATTTGAggatgaaacaaaattttcagaGTCGATTTCGGAAAATATGGCTAAGTTTATTAAAATGGGTTGTACCCAAAAGGCtgatgtttcaaaatatttagatgAAGTCAAAATTCCAGAAAACTGTAAAAATCTTGTGCCACCATTAATAAATTCTGAAATTTGGAATAATCTTTTTCCTAATGTCCAACAAAGAGACAAAACATTGCAAGATGCGCAAAGAATTCTCGGTCTATCTATAGTTCCCATGATTTCACTTGCTGAAATGTTCAAgacaaataaatttgaaatgaaaaaagccAAAAAATGTGTTTCGGATGCAATTACTCTGGCATGCAATGCGATGTACGAGTTGAATGTAAGACGCCGCTTTATTCTCAGGCCATTTGTACATAAGAGATTTCAACAATTGTGTGCTGCAACAACTCCAATTGAGGAGAAAACTCTTTTCCCCTCTGACATTACAAAACGCATGAAAGAAATTTCTGATGCGTCAAAAATAAACAAGCAATTAACACCTGGTTTTCCTCGCAATATTCAATCAAAAAACTTCAGAGGGAAAATGAACTTCCGAGGAAGGACAAGTCAGTACAATCCATACTCTCGAGGAGGCGGCAGGTCAAGCCGGTCAAGAGGCTCGGGTTACAACCGAGGACAAGGCAGAGCAGGGTACAACAGATACCAGCAGAATTATTAG
- the LOC128186601 gene encoding uncharacterized protein LOC128186601 isoform X2, with the protein MKLNEFITYHHFKMETLDVVLSSIKRNSFFVSIDLKDAYLSVPIYKNDRKYLKFFWKGVLYQCNALMFGLASAPRVFTKLMKPIFAFIRQQGISSFYYIDDSLIQANHFAKCERDAKFLVNLLESLGFVVNREKSVLIPSQEIHYLGHIIDSVKFKVYLPDEKVEKIISYCNLISTKKVCFIREVARLIGLFTSSLHAINLGALFFRYLDRDKVQALAKENNDYDAQMLLSDMSINEIVWWKENITLRNGKWIRDPKVDIYLETDASKAGWGANLNGKITGGRWSKTESVLHINILEIMAIKFALQSLCQNMKNIHICIRSDNSAAVSYINNQGGSVLSLFEEAKNIWLWCDNKNILISAVHIAGKNNVTADYMSRSFSDSTEWKLNEKVFDELCRIFFYPDMDLFASRLNRQLENYISWFPDPFAFTSDAFSISWSDFKPYIFPPFSLIGRVLQKLEDDQWFDFHRWTDLRVPGYSLRIILKNDCTGGTWSQ; encoded by the exons atgaaattgaatgaatttattactTATCACCATTTTAAGATGGAAACTTTAGATGTGGTTTTATCTTCTATAAAAAGAAACTCATTTTTTGTCAGTATTGATTTGAAGGATGCTTATTTGTCAGTACccatttataaaaatgacagaaagtatttgaaatttttttggaaaggaGTCCTTTATCAATGCAATGCACTAATGTTTGGTTTGGCATCAGCTCCGAGAGTTTTTACTAAATTAATGAAACCCATTTTTGCTTTTATACGACAGCAaggaatatcttcattttattatattgatgactCATTAATTCAGGCTAATCATTTTGCTAAATGTGAACGGGATGCAAAATTTTTAGTTAATTTGTTAGAAAGCTTGGGATTTGTTGTTAACAGAGAAAAATCGGTTTTAATACCATCTCAAGAAATACATTATTTGGGTCATATTATAGACTCTGTCAAATTCAAGGTATATCTACCAGatgaaaaagttgaaaaaattatttcttattgtAACTTGATTTCAACcaaaaaagtatgttttattaggGAGGTTGCAAGATTAATAGGATTATTTACTTCCTCCCTTCATGCCATAAATCTAGGAGCTCTATTTTTTAGATACTTAGACAGAGATAAAGTTCAAGCTTTGGCTAAAGAGAATAACGATTATGATGCACAAATGTTGTTGAGTGATATGTCTATTAACGAAATAGTTTGGtggaaagaaaatataacacttAGGAATGGGAAATGGATACGGGACCCAAAAGTAGATATTTATTTGGAAACAGATGCTTCAAAAGCTGGATGGGGTGCAAATTTAAATGGTAAAATCACTGGTGGCAGATGGTCAAAAACAGAATCAGTTttgcatataaatattttagaaattatggCTATCAAATTTGCATTACAGAGTTTATGTcagaatatgaaaaatatacatatttgtatTAGATCAGACAATAGCGCTGCTGTCTCATACATTAATAATCAAGGTGGATCAgtattatcattatttgaaGAGGCTAAAAATATTTGGCTTTGGTGTGATAATAAGAATATACTAATTTCTGCTGTTCATATTGCGGGAAAAAACAATGTTACTGCTGATTATATGTCTAGATCCTTCAGTGATTCAACAGAATGGAAATTGAATGAAAAGGTCTTTGATGAATTatgtagaatatttttttatccagACATGGATCTCTTTGCATCTAGACTAAATAGACaattagaaaattatatttcctgGTTTCCTGATCCTTTTGCTTTTACTTCAGATGCATTTTCTATCAGTTGGTCAGATTTTAAACCTTATATTTTTCCTCCTTTCAGTTTGATTGGGAGAGTTTTACAGAAGTTGGAGGACGATCAG TGGTTTGACTTTCATCGATGGACGGATTTACGAGTACCCGGATACAGTCTCAGGATTATTCTTAAAAATGATTGCACAGGAGGAACATGGTCACAGTGA
- the LOC128186601 gene encoding uncharacterized protein LOC128186601 isoform X1 translates to MKLNEFITYHHFKMETLDVVLSSIKRNSFFVSIDLKDAYLSVPIYKNDRKYLKFFWKGVLYQCNALMFGLASAPRVFTKLMKPIFAFIRQQGISSFYYIDDSLIQANHFAKCERDAKFLVNLLESLGFVVNREKSVLIPSQEIHYLGHIIDSVKFKVYLPDEKVEKIISYCNLISTKKVCFIREVARLIGLFTSSLHAINLGALFFRYLDRDKVQALAKENNDYDAQMLLSDMSINEIVWWKENITLRNGKWIRDPKVDIYLETDASKAGWGANLNGKITGGRWSKTESVLHINILEIMAIKFALQSLCQNMKNIHICIRSDNSAAVSYINNQGGSVLSLFEEAKNIWLWCDNKNILISAVHIAGKNNVTADYMSRSFSDSTEWKLNEKVFDELCRIFFYPDMDLFASRLNRQLENYISWFPDPFAFTSDAFSISWSDFKPYIFPPFSLIGRVLQKLEDDQKWFDFHRWTDLRVPGYSLRIILKNDCTGGTWSQ, encoded by the exons atgaaattgaatgaatttattactTATCACCATTTTAAGATGGAAACTTTAGATGTGGTTTTATCTTCTATAAAAAGAAACTCATTTTTTGTCAGTATTGATTTGAAGGATGCTTATTTGTCAGTACccatttataaaaatgacagaaagtatttgaaatttttttggaaaggaGTCCTTTATCAATGCAATGCACTAATGTTTGGTTTGGCATCAGCTCCGAGAGTTTTTACTAAATTAATGAAACCCATTTTTGCTTTTATACGACAGCAaggaatatcttcattttattatattgatgactCATTAATTCAGGCTAATCATTTTGCTAAATGTGAACGGGATGCAAAATTTTTAGTTAATTTGTTAGAAAGCTTGGGATTTGTTGTTAACAGAGAAAAATCGGTTTTAATACCATCTCAAGAAATACATTATTTGGGTCATATTATAGACTCTGTCAAATTCAAGGTATATCTACCAGatgaaaaagttgaaaaaattatttcttattgtAACTTGATTTCAACcaaaaaagtatgttttattaggGAGGTTGCAAGATTAATAGGATTATTTACTTCCTCCCTTCATGCCATAAATCTAGGAGCTCTATTTTTTAGATACTTAGACAGAGATAAAGTTCAAGCTTTGGCTAAAGAGAATAACGATTATGATGCACAAATGTTGTTGAGTGATATGTCTATTAACGAAATAGTTTGGtggaaagaaaatataacacttAGGAATGGGAAATGGATACGGGACCCAAAAGTAGATATTTATTTGGAAACAGATGCTTCAAAAGCTGGATGGGGTGCAAATTTAAATGGTAAAATCACTGGTGGCAGATGGTCAAAAACAGAATCAGTTttgcatataaatattttagaaattatggCTATCAAATTTGCATTACAGAGTTTATGTcagaatatgaaaaatatacatatttgtatTAGATCAGACAATAGCGCTGCTGTCTCATACATTAATAATCAAGGTGGATCAgtattatcattatttgaaGAGGCTAAAAATATTTGGCTTTGGTGTGATAATAAGAATATACTAATTTCTGCTGTTCATATTGCGGGAAAAAACAATGTTACTGCTGATTATATGTCTAGATCCTTCAGTGATTCAACAGAATGGAAATTGAATGAAAAGGTCTTTGATGAATTatgtagaatatttttttatccagACATGGATCTCTTTGCATCTAGACTAAATAGACaattagaaaattatatttcctgGTTTCCTGATCCTTTTGCTTTTACTTCAGATGCATTTTCTATCAGTTGGTCAGATTTTAAACCTTATATTTTTCCTCCTTTCAGTTTGATTGGGAGAGTTTTACAGAAGTTGGAGGACGATCAG AAGTGGTTTGACTTTCATCGATGGACGGATTTACGAGTACCCGGATACAGTCTCAGGATTATTCTTAAAAATGATTGCACAGGAGGAACATGGTCACAGTGA
- the LOC128186769 gene encoding alpha-crystallin A chain-like, producing MSRLVPVNYFDWGFFDRQKSLFPKFQSTFNESFEDFDRELEKIRKEMFQLTPMDFGADFGSDPFGKDPFGKDPFDKDFFGKDPFAGFGSSMLKVEKPFIEDFSGNKKLNLKFDCTQFKPEEITVKTVDRNLTVHAKHVEESPGKKVHREFTKSYLLPDNIDPMKVTSSLSGDGVLCIEAPAPQSVETRKERIIPIEKLAIK from the coding sequence ATGTCTCGTTTAGTGCCCGTGAATTACTTTGATTGGGGATTCTTTGACAGACAAAAATCATTGTTTCCTAAATTTCAAAGCACCTTTAATGAAAGTTTCGAAGACTTTGATCGTGAGttagaaaaaataagaaaagagaTGTTTCAGCTCACTCCCATGGACTTCGGTGCCGATTTTGGAAGTGACCCTTTCGGCAAAGACCCATTTGGTAAAGATCCCTTTGACAAGGACTTTTTCGGAAAGGATCCTTTTGCAGGATTCGGCTCGAGCATgttaaaagttgaaaaacctTTTATTGAAGACTTTTCTGGAAAtaagaaattgaatttgaaattcgATTGCACTCAGTTTAAACCGGAAGAGATCACAGTGAAGACCGTGGACCGGAACTTGACTGTTCACGCCAAACACGTGGAGGAATCTCCCGGGAAAAAGGTACACCGCGAGTTTACCAAGTCCTACCTTCTTCCCGATAACATTGACCCCATGAAGGTCACTTCCTCTTTATCTGGAGACGGTGTCCTATGCATTGAAGCCCCGGCCCCTCAAAGCGTAGAGACCCGCAAAGAAAGAATCATTCCCATCGAGAAACTGGCAATTAAATAA